The Ruania halotolerans genome contains the following window.
GGAGGGATGGGGAGGCGGGGGGATCCTCGCGCTCACGCTCGTTCCACGAGGCGCAGGGAACGGAGCTGGCGTTCGAGGTGCCACTGTGTGTACACAGCCACGAGGCCGGAGGCCTCCCGCCGGTACTTCTGTGCACTGGCCTCGGCCACCGGCCACTCCCCGGTGAGCAGCGCACTGAGCAACGTGAAGGTTTCCGCGGCCGGCGCCGCCGCCCCAGGTGGGCGGCACTTCCCACACACGGCACCGCCCGCGGGTGCGGAGAAGGCGCGGTGCGGGCCGGGGTCGGCGCATCGGGCGCATTCGGCGAAGGATGGCGCCCAGCCGGCCACTGCGAGGGCACGCAGCAGGTAGGAGTCCAGCACCAGAGTGGCGGGGTGGCGTTGCTCGGCCAGGGCGCGCAGCGCACCGGAGAGCAACAAATACTGCTGGGTGGCCGGCTCCCCCGGCACTTCGGTGAGCCGCTCCGCGGTCTCCACCATCGCCGTGGCCGTGGTGTATAAGCCGTAGTCCGCACCGAGCGCCCGCCCGTGCGGGGCCATGGTGTCCACCTGTGTGACCACATCGAGGTTCCGCCCGCTGTAGAGCTGCACGTCCACCACCGCGAACGGCTCAAGCCGGGCACCGAACTTCGAGGACGTGCGGCGCACACCTTTGGCCACGGCACGCACCTGCCCGCGCATCCGGGTGAGCAACGTGACGATCCGATCGGCCTCACCGAGCTTATGGGTGCGCAGCACGATGGCTTCGTCCCGGTAGAGCTTCACCTGACCATTCTCGCGCACGCCAGTGACATCGCACCCTCGGCGCGCCGCGAGGGCACCTCACGAGGGCGCCACCCGGCCAAATGGGCCAGGGGCGCCCTCGTTCCAGCGCGCGGGTGTGCGACGGGGTCGCCGTCATCATCGCCGTTGCGCCGGCCCGCCGATCCTCGTGGTGGGTGGACCGGACGGGAGCTCTCCCGGGCTCGCCGGACCGGCTCGCCCGTGGTTGTCAGGGGCTCAGCGCACCGCGCGGTTGACGGCGGAGACGATGGCCTTGAGCGAGGCGGTGGTGATCGAGGGGTCGATCCCGACGCCCCAGATCACCTGCTCGGCCACGTCACACTCCACGTACGCCACGGCGGACGCATCCCCCCCTTCGGAGAGGGCGTGCTCGGCGTAGTCCAGCACGGCAACCTCGACGCCGAACTGTGCCAGTGCCGCGGTGAACGCGGCCACCGGGCCGTTGCCCTGGGCCTGCACGGTCCGCTCGTCTCCGGAGTCGGCGATCGTGGCCGTGAGCACGTCATCACTGCCGTCGCCGGCGGAGGTGATCTGGGTGGCGTGCAAGTCGAACCGGCCCCACGGGGTCAACCCGTCATGCTCCCCGGCAGGCAGGTACTCATCGGAGAAGATCTGCCAGATCTTCTCCGCGGTCATCTCTCCGCCGAAGGAGTCGGTGTGCTTCTGCACGCTCTGGGAGAACTCGATCTGCAACCGGCGCGGCAGGTCGAGGTTCCTGGTGGTCTGCAGCAGGTAGGCCACCCCGCCCTTGCCGGACTGGGAGTTCACCCGGATGACTGCCTCGTAGTTACGGCCCACATCCTCGGGGTCCACCGGCAGGTAGGGCACGTCCCACGCGATCGCCGTGTCGTCGCCACCGGCGGCCGCCACCCGCTCGTTGCGTACGGTGAACCCCTTCTTGATGGCGTCCTGGTGGGAGCCGGAGAAGGCTGTGTAGACCAGATCGCCGCCATAGGGGTGGCGCGGGTGCACATCCATCTGGGTGCAGTGCTCCACAGTGCGGCGGATCTCGTCGATGTCGGAGAAGTCGATCAACGGGTCGATGCCCTGCGTGTACAGGTTCATGCCCAGCGTCACCAGGTCCACGTTGCCGGTGCGCTCGCCCTGACCGAACAGGCACCCCTCGATGCGGTCGGCGCCGGCCATCACAGCCAACTCAGCCGCCGCCACGCCGGTACCGCGGTCATTGTGCGGGTGCACCGACAACGAGACGAACTCGCGCCGGCTCAGGTGTCTGCTCATCCACTCGATCTGATCCGCGTAGACGTTCGGGGTAGCCCGCTCGACAGTGGCGGGCAGGTTCAGGATGATCTCTCGTCCGGCCTCCGGTGCCCACACATCCATCACGCCCTCGCAGACCTCCAGGGCGTAGTCCAGTTCGGTGTCGATGAAGATCTCCGGCGAGTACTCGTATCCGAGCTCGGTGTCCGGGTCGAGGATCTTCTCGCCGTAGTCGATCACGTGCTGGGTGCCGGCGGTGGCCAGTTCCTTGGTGGCGTCCTTGTCATTGCGGAAGACGATGTCGCGGAACACCGGTGCGGTGGCGTTGTACATATGCACCGTCGCTCGGCGGGCACCCACCAGGGACCGCACGGTCCGCTCGATCAGTTCCGCACGCGCCTGGGTGAGCACCGAGATCGTCACGTCCTCGGGGATCGCGTCGTCTTCGATGATGGAACGCACGAAGTCGAAATCTGTCTGCGACGCGGACGGGAATCCAACCTCGATCTCCTTGTAGCCCATCCGCACCAACAGGTCGAACATGGTGCGCTTGCGACCTGCGTCCATCGGCTCGATCAGGGACTGGTTCCCATCCCGCAGGTCAGTGGAGAGCCACCGTGGGGCATGGGTGATGCTCCGAGTCGGCCAGGTCCGGTCCGGCAGGTCGACGCCGACGAATGGACGGTACTTCGCCAGGGGCATGCCGTGAATACTGCGGTTGCGCTGGTCGTTCTGCGTGTTCATGTGCTGATCCTCATCGCTGGTTCGTTCAGGTGGGAGCCGGGCACCACACCACTCCGCGACGAGGATCCGGCCTACTGGGCCTCGTCGCGGCAGCGAAGGAGGAGGCTGACGCGAATGCGCATGCCTGGCACTGTACCCCACCTGCCGTGGTGGTCTACTCCCCGTCCCGGCTCAGGGTGGTGGCACCGGGCGAGCGATCGAGCTCGACCCGCAGCACCGAGGCGCCCACCTGGAGCGTCTCCCCCGGTGCCACCGGCGTTTCCTCCCAGGGCACCAGTCGGCGTTCCTCCCCGGCCGAGGTGACCAGGATCGTGCCATTCGTGGACGCACGGTCGCTCACCCAGGCGCGGGCGCCCTCGATACGCAGCGCCAGGTGCGTCTTGGAGACGGCGGAATCGGACAAGGTCACCAGCGCCGCCACCGTTTCGCCCTCCCTGGCCGCGGGCGCACGGCCGAGCAGACTGACCCCCTCGCTGCCCATCACGCGCCCATCCTCCATATGGAAACGCACGCGAACTCCCGTGCCATCGCCCGCCACCAGGCGGGTGTCATCCAGGTCATCGGCCGAGTCCTGAGCCTGCGCTCCCGGCCGCACTGCGGTGGCCTCCAACCCGCTCGGCGGAACTCCCACCCCCTCCTGAACGCCGTCACTTCCGGATGACCATGCGCCGGCAGCATCGCTGGCAGGTGGTGCGGGCACCGCAGGAGCCTCCCATGGAGCGCCTGCGGGGGTGTCGAGACCTGGGCGTGATGGCGAGCCAGGCGGGTGCTGCGTGGAGCCCGAAGACGGGGGCGGCGCCCACGCACCCTCCCCAGGCACATGGTGGTCAGAGTGGCGATCCTCATGCAGGACATGGCCATCGACCGGTGCGCCGGAGGCAGCAGCGCCCGGCATGCCTACCGCTGCGGATTGCCCGCCACCGTGTGCGCCGGGCGGCCCGTAGCCCTGTGGCTCGGGTGATCCGGGTGAGCCCGGTGCACCATAGCCGTGCGTCACGGGAGGCGATTGGCCGTACCCTCCACTCTGCGGTGGGGCTGCCGAGCCGGGCCCGCTCGCCCAGGGCGCCGGAGCGTCCGGGACAGGCGGTACTCCCGGCGCAGGTGCGGCTGCGGCACCGGGCCCAGCACCTGCACCTGTCTCCATGCCGGTCCCCACGGCAGTCCCAACGCCGGCCATTGGGACGCCGTCATGCCCCTCAGCCCCAGTGGACGATCGACCGGAACGACGACCGGCCGGGCTCCGACGTGCGGCCGCCAGCACTAGTGCGAACCCGAGGAGTGCGGTCACTCCTGCGAGTACGACCGTTCCTGCGCCAGCCCACAGGGTGAAGCGACCGCCATGCGGGTCAAGCACCGGATCGACCACATCAAGAAGACCCAGCACGAACCAGATCCCCACGGCCATCCCCACCACGGCCAAGGCAAGGCGAACCACCAGGGCGGGGGTGAGGACGGTGCGAACGCCAGGGCCGCCGTCCTGGGCGCGAATGCCCGCCCAGGACCGCACGGCACCCACCACGGTCAGACCGGTGATCAGGACGTATCCGCACGCGATCAGACCACCCAGGCCGAGTAATGCTCCGGCCACGGCGAGCACGATCGAGCTCCAGCCGGCGTCCGCCCCGTCCAGGCCCATGCCCACCAGGTACGCCGCACCGATCACCACACCCACCGCGACGGCGCCGGCAACAGTGCGCGACCACCCCGAGTACGCGGCGAGCAGCCTGCTCAGCGCCTCTCCGCGGGTCCGCCGCAGCGTCCACGTGTCAGGCCACCGGGGCCGATCCGCCGGAGGGTTCAGGTACCCCTCAGCGGCCCTGTTCAGGTTCAGGAAGGACATGATGCCTCCTCAGTGCTGCATCTCGTGGTCGGCGCGCGCTGCGAGCCGGTCGGCGGTGGACCACAGACCTGCCGACGGTGTGGAGATGAAGAAGACCCGTTCGCCGTCTGGCATGGTGTTCCAGCCGTCCTGCATCACGGCCGGGTCGTAGCGGCGTAGGGCCTCATCGATATCGAGGTAGCCGTAGCCGACCGACTCCACCTCCTCCTGGGTGAGCTTGCCCGGCGCATACGTGATCTGGAACCGGCCCTCGGCACTGCCGTGCACGAGGTGTGCGGTCGCATGCGGAATATCCTGCATATCGGCTTCCGTGGCGTACTTGGCCAGCACCTCGTCCTTACTCAGATATCCGTACTTGCGGATCAGGGCGTCCACCTCGGGCTGCTCGCCGAACCGCTCCACGCCGGGGGCAATGATGAGCAGCTCGCCACCGTCTGCCATCGCCATCCGCGTGCGGTAGACGGCCTTATTCGCCACCCAGGTGGCATGGAACTCGTCCGCCTGCATCACGGCCACAATCTTGTCCACCGGCTCGGCGAACTCGGTGATGTTCTGGGCCATGCTGGCGCGGGCCGCACTGAGGTAGGTGTCCAGGTCGTCGCCCACGTAGACGCCCGTGTGCACCAGCGAACCGGAATCGTCATAGGCCATCACCACCTGCAGGTAGACATCGGGCAGGTCACCGAGGAACTGCTCCTCAGCCCAGTTGAAGCACGCCCGCACGGGCGTGAGCAGGTTGCCGAGGTTGTTCTCGATGCCGTATACGGCCGAGGCCATGTGCGCGGCGCCCAGGGTGCGCTTGCCGCCGAGGCCGATGAAGTAGTTCTTGTTGTGGTTGGCGAAGCCGAGTACCTCGTGCGGCACCACGTGGCCGACGTTGATGATCAGGTCCCACTCCTGCGTGACCGTCATCGTGTTCAGATCGATCGGCATCTCCCAGGTGACGGCTCCCCCGGTGCGCTCGGCCACCACGTCGGCGGGCACGGTGCCCACATGGGTGACGCCGTCTCTCCAGTCGTGGGCGTGGATCCGCTCGTCCGGGATGGACCCGAACATCCAGGCGTTGTCCTGCGCCGAGTGCGGCACGTGCTGACCCAGGGTCGGGATCACGTGCACCTCAGCGCCGGCCTGGTCCAGGCGGTGATACAGGTATTCGGTTATCCAGCCGACCCCGGCGTGCGCGCGGGTGATGTCCGGTGGTAGCAGCAGCACCCGGCGCAGCTCCGCGATGCCGAGGCGCGTCTTCGCCTCCTCGACGAGAGACTCGCAGAGCCCCTCGATCGTGGACCGTTCGATGGACGCATCTTCGTGAGAGAACCACACCATGCTTCTGAGCCTATCCGTAGCGATGACGCCGCTTCGCTGAACGCCCCACTCTCTTGACCAGCGGTATCAGCCGGCGCTGGCACGGCAGGACCTAGGCGGGCGCCTCAGCGGCGCCGGCGCAGGGATCTCCAGGAGGCCAGTGCCCGCAAGCGCGCCTTCCGGCCGACGGCCTCCCGCACCCGCCGCAGACTGCGGCGCACATCCTCCCAGTAGTGGCCGACGTGCTCATCGCCGGGAGTCACCGGAGCGAACACGGCCTCATCGGCACGCTCGGCGAGCAGCACGACACCAGCGGCCGGGAAGCGCTCGGCGAGCCCGATCGCCGACTCTCGCCGGGTCAACCCCCGCGGCACCGCCACGCCGAGATCGACCAGCTGGTCCTGCATCTCGTCCCACCCCTTGGCGAGGCGTTCGTGCGTGCTCCCACGGTTGCGACGTCTGGATCGGCGGATCGCCTTGAACAGCGCGATCAGCAGCAACGGGATGCCCACCAGGAGCACTGGCACGGACCCGATCAGAACCCCGACCACCCATGGGTTGGGCGTGACGACCTTCTCCAGGCCGAGCGCATCGACATCCGCATCGTCCCGGTCCTGGGGCGGAACGTCGGCCGGCTCGCGCGGCGGCGGTGGCGGTTGCAACACTTGCGGCTGGGGTTGATCGACCTTCTCCGGAGTCTCCTCCTGCGGAATCTGGTCCTCCGGCGGGGTCGGGAAGAACGGGAGCCAACCGGCATCCTCGAACGGGACCTCGACCCAGGCGATCATGTCGTCGCCGGTGAGGGTGACCGTGCCGGCATCGGCAGTCTCGAAACCCATCACCACCCGAGCCGGGTATCCGAGAGCACGCACCATCAGTGCCATCACGGCGGCGTACTGTTCCTCATCACCCACCATCTCCTCGCCGTCGAGCATCTGCGCAAGCCGGGCCGAACCGTGCCCCGGGCGCGAGGTCGTCTCCCCCTCGAGCCCGTGGGAGAAGAAGCCACCATTGCGCAGTGAAGCGGCCACGGCCTCGATCCGCGCATACGGCGAATCGGCCTCGTCTGCGTACTGACTGGCCAGACCGCCCACCGCGTCCGGTACGCCGCGTGGTTCGGGCAGGTCCACAGGGCTCACTGTCAGCTCAGTGACGTCGGTGGGATCGACCTGGGCAGCCGGGTCGGCGATCACCTCGTACCGGTCTCCGCTGCTGAGGCCGGCGGTGACCAGGCCGGTATCGGTGACGGTGTTGTAGTAGAAGGTCTCGGTCAGCTCCGCCACGTCAGGGCCGACGAATGACACATCGGCGCTTCCACCGCCGTTGAGCACCCACACGTCCGAGTAGGCGCTCACACTGACGTCCAAGGTGTAGGACTGCGGCGGGACCTCCACCTCGATCCGTTCGCCAATCCGGCGGAACACTCCTGTGCCCGGTGTGGAGGTGCCCGTCACGTTCCAGACCGTGCCGTCATAGGAGTCGAGGGCAGCGAGCCGCAGCAGCGTTTCCTCGGCCGGCACCCCGGTCACGGTGAACAGATCCTCATCGCTGAGCCGGTCCGCGTAGGTACGGAATCCGGCGAGCGGACTGGCCAGGTCGCGCGGGTCCGGCGGGGGCTCCACATAGTCGCGCAGCACCACCCGGGGATTCTCCGGCGGCGCCGCCAACGAGGCGGCAGTCCCCCCGACCGCCGCGACTGCCAAGACGATCGCGATCGCCAGCACCCGGTGCAGTTCGAGCCGGCCGGCCCGCCACGCCAACCACGTCAGCGCCACCACGCCACCGACCACACCGACCACACCTGCGAGGACGGACAGATGCGTACCGAACAGAATGGCGGCCACCAGCACCAGTGGTGGAATGAGCAGCATGAGGCCGTAGCGACGGCGCGCCCGCAACGAGATCGTGACGGCCAGTAGGGATCCGAGGAAGGCGAGCAGGTACGGCAGCAGCAGGACCGCACCGATCGTGCCCAGCGGTGGCGTGACGGTGAGCACCTGCTTCCACACGGTGACCACGCCGATGCCCATCAGCTGCCAGGTGGTGGGTGTGGGAAGCACCCCGAGCAGGGCGCTCTCCGGAGCGGCCAGTGCGCCGCAGAGGAAGAAGACCACCACCGCAGCCGACGTCGTGGTGATGATGCCGAGCCGGAAGATGGCCCCGGCGACGGCGATGGCGGCGCCGAGAAGCAGGCCGCCCAACACGCTCACGTACAGACCGCTGTCCAGATAGACGGCGTCCAAGGGAAGCAAGGCAACGGCGAGCAACACCAGCGGCACGAGCGTGTTGGCCGCACGCGGGATCGTCCACCACACCCGGAACTGCCGCAGGAGCCCACGAGAACCCGGCGGGCCCGCCTGGGCGCCGGCGGTGCGGGCGCCCGACGAACGGGTCGCCTTCTGGGCTGCCTCCTGCTGTCGCCGGCCCCTGCGCGTCTCGTTCATCGTTGCAGCCTCCGGAACCCGCGAGGCAGGTCCTCCAACCGGCCGAGTTCCAACATGGTGACGGCGCCCAGGCGCCGTGCGGAGAACTGCACTCCGGTGCGGCATTGCACGGCCAGAGCGCGCACGCCGACGGGGAGCACGGCACCGGCCGCACGCAGCTGGTCGTGGCTGACTCCCCCACCGCACACCAGGATCGCCACGGTGGCGCGGGTGATGTCCCGGGTCACCACCCGGGCCAGGTCGGGCAGCCGCCCCGGCCGGCGCACGGTGTCCAATCGGGTGAGCGAGTCCAGCAGATCCCTCGGGCCGCGGGTGCCGATGGCGCCCAGCTGGGTGAGTGCGCTCAGCTCGGACTCCGAACGGAGCGTGTGCAGGCCGAGGGAGCCGACGACGCTGACGGCCAGTTCGAATTCGTCGGCGTCCTCATAGTCGTGCCCGTGCACCGAGAGAGCGGTGACCAGGTGCGTACGCCGGGTCTCTTCGAACTGGCGCACCATGAGCTCACCCACCCGGGCAGAGGAACGCCAGTGCACGTACCGGCGATCATCGCCCGGGACGTACTCGCGCAGCGCATGGAAGGAGAGGTCGCTGTTGGTGACGTCCTTGGAGGCCAGGCCCTCAAGATCATGCAGCGACCCGGCAGAGGCGGAGCCGAGCGGGATCGTGCGGGGGTGGACGTAGAGTTCCTCCGGCTCCGTCCACTGCACGGCACGGCGGATCAACCCGAACGGGTCACCGCGCACCGAGCGCACCGGTCCCACCACCAGCACTGCGCGCCGCTCGGTCGGGATCGCGAAGAGTTCGTCGTGCTCGCCGCCGGGCGCCAGTGCAGGAAGTGCGAATCGGGCCAGGCTGGGCCCCACCGGCAGCTCCATCCGGGCGGGCATCACCGGTGCGGATCCGGTGTTGCGCACTTCGATACCGCCCATCGCGCGTTCCCCGGCCACCACCCGCCCCTCCCGCAGGCGCAACGTGATCGCGTACGGGTGGCGGCCGATCGCGAAGAATCCGCAGACCACGAAGGTGGCCACCAGGGCGGCGCCGAGCACCACGAGTTCCATCCAGCCGAGCACCGAGCCGGCGATCCAGGAGATCACACCGACGGCGAGCACCACCCAGGCGGGCAGGGTGATCCAACTCAGCGCGGACGTGGTCCGCCGCATCGATCCGCGCAGCGATTCCAGGCCGCGGGTGATCGAACTGGTGCTCAGTCCGAGCCGAGTGGTGCCGACGCCGGGGCTTTCCCAGGCACGTTCTCGTGCAGGTGTGCTCATGAGGGTGTCGCGGTACCCCGTTGCGTGGGCGGAGCCACCTCCGAGACGATCCGAGCGATCATGGCTGAGGGGTCGGCACCCTCGAACTCGGCTTCGGCGTCGAGCACGATCCGGTGCGCGAGCACCGGCTCGGCGAGGGCCTTGATGTCGTCAGGGATCACGTAGTGACGCCCATGTGCCGCTGCCCAGGTCTTCGCACAGCGCACCAGCGCGAGGGCCCCACGCACGGAGACGCCCAACGCCGCCTCCGGGGCGGTCCG
Protein-coding sequences here:
- the recO gene encoding DNA repair protein RecO, coding for MKLYRDEAIVLRTHKLGEADRIVTLLTRMRGQVRAVAKGVRRTSSKFGARLEPFAVVDVQLYSGRNLDVVTQVDTMAPHGRALGADYGLYTTATAMVETAERLTEVPGEPATQQYLLLSGALRALAEQRHPATLVLDSYLLRALAVAGWAPSFAECARCADPGPHRAFSAPAGGAVCGKCRPPGAAAPAAETFTLLSALLTGEWPVAEASAQKYRREASGLVAVYTQWHLERQLRSLRLVERA
- the leuA gene encoding 2-isopropylmalate synthase — its product is MNTQNDQRNRSIHGMPLAKYRPFVGVDLPDRTWPTRSITHAPRWLSTDLRDGNQSLIEPMDAGRKRTMFDLLVRMGYKEIEVGFPSASQTDFDFVRSIIEDDAIPEDVTISVLTQARAELIERTVRSLVGARRATVHMYNATAPVFRDIVFRNDKDATKELATAGTQHVIDYGEKILDPDTELGYEYSPEIFIDTELDYALEVCEGVMDVWAPEAGREIILNLPATVERATPNVYADQIEWMSRHLSRREFVSLSVHPHNDRGTGVAAAELAVMAGADRIEGCLFGQGERTGNVDLVTLGMNLYTQGIDPLIDFSDIDEIRRTVEHCTQMDVHPRHPYGGDLVYTAFSGSHQDAIKKGFTVRNERVAAAGGDDTAIAWDVPYLPVDPEDVGRNYEAVIRVNSQSGKGGVAYLLQTTRNLDLPRRLQIEFSQSVQKHTDSFGGEMTAEKIWQIFSDEYLPAGEHDGLTPWGRFDLHATQITSAGDGSDDVLTATIADSGDERTVQAQGNGPVAAFTAALAQFGVEVAVLDYAEHALSEGGDASAVAYVECDVAEQVIWGVGIDPSITTASLKAIVSAVNRAVR
- a CDS encoding FHA domain-containing protein, whose amino-acid sequence is MSFLNLNRAAEGYLNPPADRPRWPDTWTLRRTRGEALSRLLAAYSGWSRTVAGAVAVGVVIGAAYLVGMGLDGADAGWSSIVLAVAGALLGLGGLIACGYVLITGLTVVGAVRSWAGIRAQDGGPGVRTVLTPALVVRLALAVVGMAVGIWFVLGLLDVVDPVLDPHGGRFTLWAGAGTVVLAGVTALLGFALVLAAARRSPAGRRSGRSSTGAEGHDGVPMAGVGTAVGTGMETGAGAGPGAAAAPAPGVPPVPDAPAPWASGPGSAAPPQSGGYGQSPPVTHGYGAPGSPGSPEPQGYGPPGAHGGGQSAAVGMPGAAASGAPVDGHVLHEDRHSDHHVPGEGAWAPPPSSGSTQHPPGSPSRPGLDTPAGAPWEAPAVPAPPASDAAGAWSSGSDGVQEGVGVPPSGLEATAVRPGAQAQDSADDLDDTRLVAGDGTGVRVRFHMEDGRVMGSEGVSLLGRAPAAREGETVAALVTLSDSAVSKTHLALRIEGARAWVSDRASTNGTILVTSAGEERRLVPWEETPVAPGETLQVGASVLRVELDRSPGATTLSRDGE
- a CDS encoding lactate racemase domain-containing protein; the protein is MVWFSHEDASIERSTIEGLCESLVEEAKTRLGIAELRRVLLLPPDITRAHAGVGWITEYLYHRLDQAGAEVHVIPTLGQHVPHSAQDNAWMFGSIPDERIHAHDWRDGVTHVGTVPADVVAERTGGAVTWEMPIDLNTMTVTQEWDLIINVGHVVPHEVLGFANHNKNYFIGLGGKRTLGAAHMASAVYGIENNLGNLLTPVRACFNWAEEQFLGDLPDVYLQVVMAYDDSGSLVHTGVYVGDDLDTYLSAARASMAQNITEFAEPVDKIVAVMQADEFHATWVANKAVYRTRMAMADGGELLIIAPGVERFGEQPEVDALIRKYGYLSKDEVLAKYATEADMQDIPHATAHLVHGSAEGRFQITYAPGKLTQEEVESVGYGYLDIDEALRRYDPAVMQDGWNTMPDGERVFFISTPSAGLWSTADRLAARADHEMQH
- a CDS encoding transglutaminase-like domain-containing protein, which gives rise to MNETRRGRRQQEAAQKATRSSGARTAGAQAGPPGSRGLLRQFRVWWTIPRAANTLVPLVLLAVALLPLDAVYLDSGLYVSVLGGLLLGAAIAVAGAIFRLGIITTTSAAVVVFFLCGALAAPESALLGVLPTPTTWQLMGIGVVTVWKQVLTVTPPLGTIGAVLLLPYLLAFLGSLLAVTISLRARRRYGLMLLIPPLVLVAAILFGTHLSVLAGVVGVVGGVVALTWLAWRAGRLELHRVLAIAIVLAVAAVGGTAASLAAPPENPRVVLRDYVEPPPDPRDLASPLAGFRTYADRLSDEDLFTVTGVPAEETLLRLAALDSYDGTVWNVTGTSTPGTGVFRRIGERIEVEVPPQSYTLDVSVSAYSDVWVLNGGGSADVSFVGPDVAELTETFYYNTVTDTGLVTAGLSSGDRYEVIADPAAQVDPTDVTELTVSPVDLPEPRGVPDAVGGLASQYADEADSPYARIEAVAASLRNGGFFSHGLEGETTSRPGHGSARLAQMLDGEEMVGDEEQYAAVMALMVRALGYPARVVMGFETADAGTVTLTGDDMIAWVEVPFEDAGWLPFFPTPPEDQIPQEETPEKVDQPQPQVLQPPPPPREPADVPPQDRDDADVDALGLEKVVTPNPWVVGVLIGSVPVLLVGIPLLLIALFKAIRRSRRRNRGSTHERLAKGWDEMQDQLVDLGVAVPRGLTRRESAIGLAERFPAAGVVLLAERADEAVFAPVTPGDEHVGHYWEDVRRSLRRVREAVGRKARLRALASWRSLRRRR
- a CDS encoding DUF58 domain-containing protein, which gives rise to MSTPARERAWESPGVGTTRLGLSTSSITRGLESLRGSMRRTTSALSWITLPAWVVLAVGVISWIAGSVLGWMELVVLGAALVATFVVCGFFAIGRHPYAITLRLREGRVVAGERAMGGIEVRNTGSAPVMPARMELPVGPSLARFALPALAPGGEHDELFAIPTERRAVLVVGPVRSVRGDPFGLIRRAVQWTEPEELYVHPRTIPLGSASAGSLHDLEGLASKDVTNSDLSFHALREYVPGDDRRYVHWRSSARVGELMVRQFEETRRTHLVTALSVHGHDYEDADEFELAVSVVGSLGLHTLRSESELSALTQLGAIGTRGPRDLLDSLTRLDTVRRPGRLPDLARVVTRDITRATVAILVCGGGVSHDQLRAAGAVLPVGVRALAVQCRTGVQFSARRLGAVTMLELGRLEDLPRGFRRLQR